Proteins from a genomic interval of Oncorhynchus kisutch isolate 150728-3 linkage group LG28, Okis_V2, whole genome shotgun sequence:
- the phldb2a gene encoding pleckstrin homology-like domain family B member 2 isoform X6, whose translation MKSMLPQKSPVTTMVYGSDCVKTEHSNGGSVGGTVMRGSRSKAELQDLMETLQRRKSALEASLRASAESTRTYLSLPPPSPVSPTAHGSAMRPLSSRGLPYMTSSSMPPSPRQGERPLSPNPPYTRSRHQSQDSLLLSNSSDGRRPPVASSLLSMWNGSSSYGEPAPRPPRGHSGAASMPSSPRLGRRLYAQGRNVDNGMDPAPRQRKYSTGSLNGLGSTHSRSLPRLHRSADSPALSLPPRRSMGSHRGEKVSVSFSSKSRRNLFSLERPPDVTVPATASVPGTPRRASLASLGCELEGGGLQGSSPCLDLGLGERRLSFGKGGLGPGSRRGSISSLNGKEELRDYHMHQRDERLREQEVQRLERQRLETILSLCTELGRVERDQRGLAVSDLQKINKELEKLQVSDDESVFSDSPGSVSGTAPENGFGTRAEGYQLAEERQVRERHHSGHRDARAQSPALSMRSSAPSPSPHHRAKQAAEDVHLKQEVSRIEEERIQVLNNVEEVEQKIKDLDNQMEESIREMEVERALLEGEQVSEMALLQREKEVLDQLNEKIGSTDKTALAEKSQEKALLDAERVKVERLSELVSEQKTQLDNCPEALKEQLQQQLSRDVEVLEAERKWFEDLEFQQLERESRQDEEKEGRNHHLLREVADYQRSTVTRKERLLTLKKQSTQITQQSQREKDSFLKEKNNLLLMLQRERENLASLERKYAEVTGGQAFPNNPVAMKEHFRSLEERRRGSKENSHLSDNLRKRSQQPLSHYSSSTLGRSLSSKSHVPLSQSSSCGSAIPRGLSVSPRDLESQRLLKGHSHLYASEDRQRLVDLCSRTVSESNVFLDSFHYTDNGHAFDTLSVDSSDSMETSISACSPDNISSASTSNVAKIEEMERLLREAQADKNRLLEHREREMEVRRQALEEERRRREDLEKRLQEETSRRQKMIEREVKLREKQRAQARPMTRYLPQRKDDFDLHGHIEAAGHNPDNCYHLAITDKTCRGFLVKMGGKIKTWKKRWFVFDRNRRTLVYYADKHEAKMKGVIYFQAIEEVYYDHLKNAHKSPNPSLTFSVKTHDRVYYMVSPSPEAMRIWMDVIVTGAEGYMHFMV comes from the exons ATGAAGAGCATGCTGCCCCAAAAGAGTCCTGTCACCACAATGGTCTACGGCTCag ACTGTGTGAAGACTGAACACAGCAATGGCGGCTCAGTGGGTGGCACTGTGATGAGAGGCTCCCGTTCGAAGGCGGAGCTGCAGGACTTGATGGAGACTCTGCAGCGCAGGAAGAGTGCTCTGGAGGCTAGCCTCAGGGCCAGCGCAGAATCTACCCGCACCTACCTTAGCCTGCCTCCTCCCAGCCCTGTGTCTCCCACAGCCCACGGGAGCGCCATGCGCCCCCTCTCCTCCAGGGGCCTCCCCTacatgaccagcagcagcatgcCCCCCTCTCCTCGCCAGGGCGAGCGTCCTCTCAGCCCCAACCCGCCATACACACGCTCACGCCACCAATCACAGGACAGCCTGCTTCTCTCTAACTCCTCTGATGGTCGCCGCCCCCCTGTAGCCAGTTCTCTGCTGTCCATGTGGAATGGTTCCTCTTCCTATGGGGAGCCTGCCCCGCGCCCACCTCGGGGCCACAGCGGGGCGGCCAGCATGCCCTCCAGCCCTCGTCTTGGCCGCAGGCTATACGCCCAGGGCCGGAACGTGGACAATGGTATGGACCCTGCACCACGTCAGAGGAAGTACTCTACAGGGTCACTCAATGGCCTGGGCTCTACCCACAGTCGCTCTCTACCCCGCCTCCACCGGTCGGCTGACTCCCCGGCTCTGTCCCTGCCACCACGCCGATCCATGGGCTCCCACCGAGGGGAGAAGGTTTCTGTGTCCTTCTCCTCTAAGTCGAGGCGCAACCTGTTTTCTCTGGAGCGGCCGCCAGATGTGACTGTGCCAGCCACAGCCAGTGTACCGGGTACTCCCCGCCGGGCCAGCCTGGCCTCTCTGGGCTGTGAGCTGGAGGGAGGGGGCCTGCAGGGCTCCTCACCCTGCCTGGACCTAGGCCTGGGGGAGAGGAGGCTGTCCTTTGGGAAGGGAGGACTGGGGCCGGGATCGAGGAGGGGCAGCATCAGCTCTCTGAATGGGAAGGAGGAGCTGAGAGACTACCACATGCACCAGAGAGACGAGAGGCTCAGAGAACAGGAGGTGCAGAGACTG GAGCGCCAGCGGCTGGAGACCATCCTGAGCCTGTGTACTGAACTGGGCCGTGTGGAGCGGGACCAGAGAGGCTTGGCCGTCTCCGACCTGCAGAAGATCAACAAGGAGCTGGAGAAGTTGCAGGTGTCTGATGATGAGTCTGTGTTCTCCGACTCCCCTGGCAGCGTCAGCGGCACTGCCCCGGAGAACGGCTTTGGCACCAGAGCCGAGGGATACCAGTTGGCAGAGGAGCGGCAGGTCCGCGAGCGCCATCACAGCGGGCACAGGGATGCCAGGGCCCAGTCACCTGCTCTCAGCATGCGCAGCAGTGCCCCCTCACCCTCCCCTCACCATAGAGCCAAG CAGGCTGCGGAGGATGTGCATCTGAAACAGGAAGTGAGCCGTATTGAGGAGGAGAGGATCCAGGTGCTGAACAACGTAGAGGAGGTGGAGCAGAAGATcaaagacctggacaaccagatgGAGGAGTCCATCAGAGAG atggaGGTGGAGCGGGCTCTGCTGGAGGGTGAGCAGGTCTCTGAGATGGCCCTGctacagagggagaaggaggtaCTGGACCAACTCAATGAGAAGATTGGCAGCACTGACAAGACTGCCCTCGCAGAGAAGTCCCAG GAGAAAGCCTTGCTCGATGCTGAGAGGGTAAAAGTAGAGAGGCTGTCAGAGCTTGTCTCTGAGCAGAAGACCCAGCTGGACAACTGTCCCGAGGCGCTCAAGGAGCAGCTTCAGCAGCAGCTCTCCAGG GATGTGGAGGTACTGGAGGCTGAGAGGAAGTGGTTTGAAGACCTGGAGTTCcagcagctggagagagagagtcgtcaGGACGAGGAGAAGGAGGGTCGGAACCATCATTTACTCCGAGAGGTAGCAGATTACCAGCGTAGTACTGTCACACGCAAGGAGAGACTCCTGACCCTGAAGAAGCAGTCCACACAGATTACCCAGCAGTCTCAGCGAGAGAAGGACAGTTTTCTGAAAGAGAAGAACAACCTGCTACTCATGCTTCAGAGG GAGAGGGAGAACCTGGCCTCGCTGGAGAGGAAGTATGCTGAAGTGACTGGAGGGCAGGCCTTCCCTAACAACCCTGTTGCCATGAAAGAG CACTTCCGctctctggaggagaggaggcggGGCAGTAAGGAGAACTCCCACCTCAGTGACAATCTCCGTAAGAGGAGCCAGCAGCCCCTCAGTCACTACAGCAGCTCCACACTGGGCCGCAGCCTGTCCTCTAAG TCCCACGTGCCCCTGTCCCAGAGCTCCAGCTGTGGTAGTGCCATCCCCCGgggcctctctgtctctccccgagATCTGGAATCTCAACGCCTGCTCAAGG GCCACAGCCACCTGTACGCGAGTGAGGACCGACAGAGACTGGTTGACCTGTGTAGCAGGACCGTCTCCGAGTCCAACGTCTTCCTGGACTCCTTCCACTACACAGACAACGGCCATGCCTTCGACACGCTCAGCGTGGACAGCTCTGACAGCATGGAGACCAGCATCTCTGCCTGCTCCCCAGACAACATCTCCAG tGCCAGCACATCCAACGTAGCAAAGATTGAAGAGATGGAACGTTTGTTACGAGAGGCCCAGGCTGATAAGAATCGTCTCCTTGAGCACAGG GAGCGTGAGATGGAGGTGCGCAGGCAGGCCCTGGAGGAGGAGCGGCGGAGGAGGGAGGACCTGGAGAAGAGACTGCAGGAGGAGACCAGCAGGAGGCAGAAGATGATCGAGAGGGAGGTGAAGCTACGCGAGAAACAGAGGGCACAG GCCCGGCCGATGACACGCTACCTCCCTCAGAGGAAGGATGACTTTGACCTCCATGGTCACATCGAGGCAGCTGGACACAACCCAGACAACTGCTACCACCTGGCCATCACCGATAAAACCTGCAGAGGGTTCCTGGTCAAGATGGGTGGCAAGATCAAGACCTGGAAGAAACGCTGGTTTGTCTTTGACCGGAACCGCAGGACCCTGGTCTACTACGCAG ACAAACACGAGGCCAAGATGAAAGGGGTCATCTACTTCCAAGCCATAGAAGAGGTTTACTATGATCATTTAAAGAATGCACACAAG AGCCCGAACCCATCGCTGACGTTCAGCGTGAAGACCCATGACAGGGTGTACTACATGGTGTCTCCCTCCCCTGAGGCCATGCGCATCTGGATGGACGTCATCGTCACCGGGGCTGAAGGATACATGCATTTCATGGTCTGA
- the phldb2a gene encoding pleckstrin homology-like domain family B member 2 isoform X8, with protein MRQHTKGTLCLGESYFFHPEEASRMKSMLPQKSPVTTMVYGSDCVKTEHSNGGSVGGTVMRGSRSKAELQDLMETLQRRKSALEASLRASAESTRTYLSLPPPSPVSPTAHGSAMRPLSSRGLPYMTSSSMPPSPRQGERPLSPNPPYTRSRHQSQDSLLLSNSSDGRRPPVASSLLSMWNGSSSYGEPAPRPPRGHSGAASMPSSPRLGRRLYAQGRNVDNGMDPAPRQRKYSTGSLNGLGSTHSRSLPRLHRSADSPALSLPPRRSMGSHRGEKVSVSFSSKSRRNLFSLERPPDVTVPATASVPGTPRRASLASLGCELEGGGLQGSSPCLDLGLGERRLSFGKGGLGPGSRRGSISSLNGKEELRDYHMHQRDERLREQEVQRLERQRLETILSLCTELGRVERDQRGLAVSDLQKINKELEKLQVSDDESVFSDSPGSVSGTAPENGFGTRAEGYQLAEERQVRERHHSGHRDARAQSPALSMRSSAPSPSPHHRAKQAAEDVHLKQEVSRIEEERIQVLNNVEEVEQKIKDLDNQMEESIREMEVERALLEGEQVSEMALLQREKEVLDQLNEKIGSTDKTALAEKSQDVEVLEAERKWFEDLEFQQLERESRQDEEKEGRNHHLLREVADYQRSTVTRKERLLTLKKQSTQITQQSQREKDSFLKEKNNLLLMLQRERENLASLERKYAEVTGGQAFPNNPVAMKEHFRSLEERRRGSKENSHLSDNLRKRSQQPLSHYSSSTLGRSLSSKSHVPLSQSSSCGSAIPRGLSVSPRDLESQRLLKAGHSHLYASEDRQRLVDLCSRTVSESNVFLDSFHYTDNGHAFDTLSVDSSDSMETSISACSPDNISSASTSNVAKIEEMERLLREAQADKNRLLEHREREMEVRRQALEEERRRREDLEKRLQEETSRRQKMIEREVKLREKQRAQARPMTRYLPQRKDDFDLHGHIEAAGHNPDNCYHLAITDKTCRGFLVKMGGKIKTWKKRWFVFDRNRRTLVYYADKHEAKMKGVIYFQAIEEVYYDHLKNAHKSPNPSLTFSVKTHDRVYYMVSPSPEAMRIWMDVIVTGAEGYMHFMV; from the exons ATGAGACAGCACACAAAG GGTACACTGTGTCTAGGTGAATCCTACTTCTTCCACCCAGAGGAGGCCAGTCGAATGAAGAGCATGCTGCCCCAAAAGAGTCCTGTCACCACAATGGTCTACGGCTCag ACTGTGTGAAGACTGAACACAGCAATGGCGGCTCAGTGGGTGGCACTGTGATGAGAGGCTCCCGTTCGAAGGCGGAGCTGCAGGACTTGATGGAGACTCTGCAGCGCAGGAAGAGTGCTCTGGAGGCTAGCCTCAGGGCCAGCGCAGAATCTACCCGCACCTACCTTAGCCTGCCTCCTCCCAGCCCTGTGTCTCCCACAGCCCACGGGAGCGCCATGCGCCCCCTCTCCTCCAGGGGCCTCCCCTacatgaccagcagcagcatgcCCCCCTCTCCTCGCCAGGGCGAGCGTCCTCTCAGCCCCAACCCGCCATACACACGCTCACGCCACCAATCACAGGACAGCCTGCTTCTCTCTAACTCCTCTGATGGTCGCCGCCCCCCTGTAGCCAGTTCTCTGCTGTCCATGTGGAATGGTTCCTCTTCCTATGGGGAGCCTGCCCCGCGCCCACCTCGGGGCCACAGCGGGGCGGCCAGCATGCCCTCCAGCCCTCGTCTTGGCCGCAGGCTATACGCCCAGGGCCGGAACGTGGACAATGGTATGGACCCTGCACCACGTCAGAGGAAGTACTCTACAGGGTCACTCAATGGCCTGGGCTCTACCCACAGTCGCTCTCTACCCCGCCTCCACCGGTCGGCTGACTCCCCGGCTCTGTCCCTGCCACCACGCCGATCCATGGGCTCCCACCGAGGGGAGAAGGTTTCTGTGTCCTTCTCCTCTAAGTCGAGGCGCAACCTGTTTTCTCTGGAGCGGCCGCCAGATGTGACTGTGCCAGCCACAGCCAGTGTACCGGGTACTCCCCGCCGGGCCAGCCTGGCCTCTCTGGGCTGTGAGCTGGAGGGAGGGGGCCTGCAGGGCTCCTCACCCTGCCTGGACCTAGGCCTGGGGGAGAGGAGGCTGTCCTTTGGGAAGGGAGGACTGGGGCCGGGATCGAGGAGGGGCAGCATCAGCTCTCTGAATGGGAAGGAGGAGCTGAGAGACTACCACATGCACCAGAGAGACGAGAGGCTCAGAGAACAGGAGGTGCAGAGACTG GAGCGCCAGCGGCTGGAGACCATCCTGAGCCTGTGTACTGAACTGGGCCGTGTGGAGCGGGACCAGAGAGGCTTGGCCGTCTCCGACCTGCAGAAGATCAACAAGGAGCTGGAGAAGTTGCAGGTGTCTGATGATGAGTCTGTGTTCTCCGACTCCCCTGGCAGCGTCAGCGGCACTGCCCCGGAGAACGGCTTTGGCACCAGAGCCGAGGGATACCAGTTGGCAGAGGAGCGGCAGGTCCGCGAGCGCCATCACAGCGGGCACAGGGATGCCAGGGCCCAGTCACCTGCTCTCAGCATGCGCAGCAGTGCCCCCTCACCCTCCCCTCACCATAGAGCCAAG CAGGCTGCGGAGGATGTGCATCTGAAACAGGAAGTGAGCCGTATTGAGGAGGAGAGGATCCAGGTGCTGAACAACGTAGAGGAGGTGGAGCAGAAGATcaaagacctggacaaccagatgGAGGAGTCCATCAGAGAG atggaGGTGGAGCGGGCTCTGCTGGAGGGTGAGCAGGTCTCTGAGATGGCCCTGctacagagggagaaggaggtaCTGGACCAACTCAATGAGAAGATTGGCAGCACTGACAAGACTGCCCTCGCAGAGAAGTCCCAG GATGTGGAGGTACTGGAGGCTGAGAGGAAGTGGTTTGAAGACCTGGAGTTCcagcagctggagagagagagtcgtcaGGACGAGGAGAAGGAGGGTCGGAACCATCATTTACTCCGAGAGGTAGCAGATTACCAGCGTAGTACTGTCACACGCAAGGAGAGACTCCTGACCCTGAAGAAGCAGTCCACACAGATTACCCAGCAGTCTCAGCGAGAGAAGGACAGTTTTCTGAAAGAGAAGAACAACCTGCTACTCATGCTTCAGAGG GAGAGGGAGAACCTGGCCTCGCTGGAGAGGAAGTATGCTGAAGTGACTGGAGGGCAGGCCTTCCCTAACAACCCTGTTGCCATGAAAGAG CACTTCCGctctctggaggagaggaggcggGGCAGTAAGGAGAACTCCCACCTCAGTGACAATCTCCGTAAGAGGAGCCAGCAGCCCCTCAGTCACTACAGCAGCTCCACACTGGGCCGCAGCCTGTCCTCTAAG TCCCACGTGCCCCTGTCCCAGAGCTCCAGCTGTGGTAGTGCCATCCCCCGgggcctctctgtctctccccgagATCTGGAATCTCAACGCCTGCTCAAGG CAGGCCACAGCCACCTGTACGCGAGTGAGGACCGACAGAGACTGGTTGACCTGTGTAGCAGGACCGTCTCCGAGTCCAACGTCTTCCTGGACTCCTTCCACTACACAGACAACGGCCATGCCTTCGACACGCTCAGCGTGGACAGCTCTGACAGCATGGAGACCAGCATCTCTGCCTGCTCCCCAGACAACATCTCCAG tGCCAGCACATCCAACGTAGCAAAGATTGAAGAGATGGAACGTTTGTTACGAGAGGCCCAGGCTGATAAGAATCGTCTCCTTGAGCACAGG GAGCGTGAGATGGAGGTGCGCAGGCAGGCCCTGGAGGAGGAGCGGCGGAGGAGGGAGGACCTGGAGAAGAGACTGCAGGAGGAGACCAGCAGGAGGCAGAAGATGATCGAGAGGGAGGTGAAGCTACGCGAGAAACAGAGGGCACAG GCCCGGCCGATGACACGCTACCTCCCTCAGAGGAAGGATGACTTTGACCTCCATGGTCACATCGAGGCAGCTGGACACAACCCAGACAACTGCTACCACCTGGCCATCACCGATAAAACCTGCAGAGGGTTCCTGGTCAAGATGGGTGGCAAGATCAAGACCTGGAAGAAACGCTGGTTTGTCTTTGACCGGAACCGCAGGACCCTGGTCTACTACGCAG ACAAACACGAGGCCAAGATGAAAGGGGTCATCTACTTCCAAGCCATAGAAGAGGTTTACTATGATCATTTAAAGAATGCACACAAG AGCCCGAACCCATCGCTGACGTTCAGCGTGAAGACCCATGACAGGGTGTACTACATGGTGTCTCCCTCCCCTGAGGCCATGCGCATCTGGATGGACGTCATCGTCACCGGGGCTGAAGGATACATGCATTTCATGGTCTGA
- the phldb2a gene encoding pleckstrin homology-like domain family B member 2 isoform X7 produces MRQHTKGTLCLGESYFFHPEEASRMKSMLPQKSPVTTMVYGSDCVKTEHSNGGSVGGTVMRGSRSKAELQDLMETLQRRKSALEASLRASAESTRTYLSLPPPSPVSPTAHGSAMRPLSSRGLPYMTSSSMPPSPRQGERPLSPNPPYTRSRHQSQDSLLLSNSSDGRRPPVASSLLSMWNGSSSYGEPAPRPPRGHSGAASMPSSPRLGRRLYAQGRNVDNGMDPAPRQRKYSTGSLNGLGSTHSRSLPRLHRSADSPALSLPPRRSMGSHRGEKVSVSFSSKSRRNLFSLERPPDVTVPATASVPGTPRRASLASLGCELEGGGLQGSSPCLDLGLGERRLSFGKGGLGPGSRRGSISSLNGKEELRDYHMHQRDERLREQEVQRLERQRLETILSLCTELGRVERDQRGLAVSDLQKINKELEKLQVSDDESVFSDSPGSVSGTAPENGFGTRAEGYQLAEERQVRERHHSGHRDARAQSPALSMRSSAPSPSPHHRAKQQAAEDVHLKQEVSRIEEERIQVLNNVEEVEQKIKDLDNQMEESIREMEVERALLEGEQVSEMALLQREKEVLDQLNEKIGSTDKTALAEKSQDVEVLEAERKWFEDLEFQQLERESRQDEEKEGRNHHLLREVADYQRSTVTRKERLLTLKKQSTQITQQSQREKDSFLKEKNNLLLMLQRERENLASLERKYAEVTGGQAFPNNPVAMKEHFRSLEERRRGSKENSHLSDNLRKRSQQPLSHYSSSTLGRSLSSKSHVPLSQSSSCGSAIPRGLSVSPRDLESQRLLKAGHSHLYASEDRQRLVDLCSRTVSESNVFLDSFHYTDNGHAFDTLSVDSSDSMETSISACSPDNISSASTSNVAKIEEMERLLREAQADKNRLLEHREREMEVRRQALEEERRRREDLEKRLQEETSRRQKMIEREVKLREKQRAQARPMTRYLPQRKDDFDLHGHIEAAGHNPDNCYHLAITDKTCRGFLVKMGGKIKTWKKRWFVFDRNRRTLVYYADKHEAKMKGVIYFQAIEEVYYDHLKNAHKSPNPSLTFSVKTHDRVYYMVSPSPEAMRIWMDVIVTGAEGYMHFMV; encoded by the exons ATGAGACAGCACACAAAG GGTACACTGTGTCTAGGTGAATCCTACTTCTTCCACCCAGAGGAGGCCAGTCGAATGAAGAGCATGCTGCCCCAAAAGAGTCCTGTCACCACAATGGTCTACGGCTCag ACTGTGTGAAGACTGAACACAGCAATGGCGGCTCAGTGGGTGGCACTGTGATGAGAGGCTCCCGTTCGAAGGCGGAGCTGCAGGACTTGATGGAGACTCTGCAGCGCAGGAAGAGTGCTCTGGAGGCTAGCCTCAGGGCCAGCGCAGAATCTACCCGCACCTACCTTAGCCTGCCTCCTCCCAGCCCTGTGTCTCCCACAGCCCACGGGAGCGCCATGCGCCCCCTCTCCTCCAGGGGCCTCCCCTacatgaccagcagcagcatgcCCCCCTCTCCTCGCCAGGGCGAGCGTCCTCTCAGCCCCAACCCGCCATACACACGCTCACGCCACCAATCACAGGACAGCCTGCTTCTCTCTAACTCCTCTGATGGTCGCCGCCCCCCTGTAGCCAGTTCTCTGCTGTCCATGTGGAATGGTTCCTCTTCCTATGGGGAGCCTGCCCCGCGCCCACCTCGGGGCCACAGCGGGGCGGCCAGCATGCCCTCCAGCCCTCGTCTTGGCCGCAGGCTATACGCCCAGGGCCGGAACGTGGACAATGGTATGGACCCTGCACCACGTCAGAGGAAGTACTCTACAGGGTCACTCAATGGCCTGGGCTCTACCCACAGTCGCTCTCTACCCCGCCTCCACCGGTCGGCTGACTCCCCGGCTCTGTCCCTGCCACCACGCCGATCCATGGGCTCCCACCGAGGGGAGAAGGTTTCTGTGTCCTTCTCCTCTAAGTCGAGGCGCAACCTGTTTTCTCTGGAGCGGCCGCCAGATGTGACTGTGCCAGCCACAGCCAGTGTACCGGGTACTCCCCGCCGGGCCAGCCTGGCCTCTCTGGGCTGTGAGCTGGAGGGAGGGGGCCTGCAGGGCTCCTCACCCTGCCTGGACCTAGGCCTGGGGGAGAGGAGGCTGTCCTTTGGGAAGGGAGGACTGGGGCCGGGATCGAGGAGGGGCAGCATCAGCTCTCTGAATGGGAAGGAGGAGCTGAGAGACTACCACATGCACCAGAGAGACGAGAGGCTCAGAGAACAGGAGGTGCAGAGACTG GAGCGCCAGCGGCTGGAGACCATCCTGAGCCTGTGTACTGAACTGGGCCGTGTGGAGCGGGACCAGAGAGGCTTGGCCGTCTCCGACCTGCAGAAGATCAACAAGGAGCTGGAGAAGTTGCAGGTGTCTGATGATGAGTCTGTGTTCTCCGACTCCCCTGGCAGCGTCAGCGGCACTGCCCCGGAGAACGGCTTTGGCACCAGAGCCGAGGGATACCAGTTGGCAGAGGAGCGGCAGGTCCGCGAGCGCCATCACAGCGGGCACAGGGATGCCAGGGCCCAGTCACCTGCTCTCAGCATGCGCAGCAGTGCCCCCTCACCCTCCCCTCACCATAGAGCCAAG CAGCAGGCTGCGGAGGATGTGCATCTGAAACAGGAAGTGAGCCGTATTGAGGAGGAGAGGATCCAGGTGCTGAACAACGTAGAGGAGGTGGAGCAGAAGATcaaagacctggacaaccagatgGAGGAGTCCATCAGAGAG atggaGGTGGAGCGGGCTCTGCTGGAGGGTGAGCAGGTCTCTGAGATGGCCCTGctacagagggagaaggaggtaCTGGACCAACTCAATGAGAAGATTGGCAGCACTGACAAGACTGCCCTCGCAGAGAAGTCCCAG GATGTGGAGGTACTGGAGGCTGAGAGGAAGTGGTTTGAAGACCTGGAGTTCcagcagctggagagagagagtcgtcaGGACGAGGAGAAGGAGGGTCGGAACCATCATTTACTCCGAGAGGTAGCAGATTACCAGCGTAGTACTGTCACACGCAAGGAGAGACTCCTGACCCTGAAGAAGCAGTCCACACAGATTACCCAGCAGTCTCAGCGAGAGAAGGACAGTTTTCTGAAAGAGAAGAACAACCTGCTACTCATGCTTCAGAGG GAGAGGGAGAACCTGGCCTCGCTGGAGAGGAAGTATGCTGAAGTGACTGGAGGGCAGGCCTTCCCTAACAACCCTGTTGCCATGAAAGAG CACTTCCGctctctggaggagaggaggcggGGCAGTAAGGAGAACTCCCACCTCAGTGACAATCTCCGTAAGAGGAGCCAGCAGCCCCTCAGTCACTACAGCAGCTCCACACTGGGCCGCAGCCTGTCCTCTAAG TCCCACGTGCCCCTGTCCCAGAGCTCCAGCTGTGGTAGTGCCATCCCCCGgggcctctctgtctctccccgagATCTGGAATCTCAACGCCTGCTCAAGG CAGGCCACAGCCACCTGTACGCGAGTGAGGACCGACAGAGACTGGTTGACCTGTGTAGCAGGACCGTCTCCGAGTCCAACGTCTTCCTGGACTCCTTCCACTACACAGACAACGGCCATGCCTTCGACACGCTCAGCGTGGACAGCTCTGACAGCATGGAGACCAGCATCTCTGCCTGCTCCCCAGACAACATCTCCAG tGCCAGCACATCCAACGTAGCAAAGATTGAAGAGATGGAACGTTTGTTACGAGAGGCCCAGGCTGATAAGAATCGTCTCCTTGAGCACAGG GAGCGTGAGATGGAGGTGCGCAGGCAGGCCCTGGAGGAGGAGCGGCGGAGGAGGGAGGACCTGGAGAAGAGACTGCAGGAGGAGACCAGCAGGAGGCAGAAGATGATCGAGAGGGAGGTGAAGCTACGCGAGAAACAGAGGGCACAG GCCCGGCCGATGACACGCTACCTCCCTCAGAGGAAGGATGACTTTGACCTCCATGGTCACATCGAGGCAGCTGGACACAACCCAGACAACTGCTACCACCTGGCCATCACCGATAAAACCTGCAGAGGGTTCCTGGTCAAGATGGGTGGCAAGATCAAGACCTGGAAGAAACGCTGGTTTGTCTTTGACCGGAACCGCAGGACCCTGGTCTACTACGCAG ACAAACACGAGGCCAAGATGAAAGGGGTCATCTACTTCCAAGCCATAGAAGAGGTTTACTATGATCATTTAAAGAATGCACACAAG AGCCCGAACCCATCGCTGACGTTCAGCGTGAAGACCCATGACAGGGTGTACTACATGGTGTCTCCCTCCCCTGAGGCCATGCGCATCTGGATGGACGTCATCGTCACCGGGGCTGAAGGATACATGCATTTCATGGTCTGA